A region of Massilia sp. KIM DNA encodes the following proteins:
- a CDS encoding class III extradiol ring-cleavage dioxygenase — protein sequence MATLPTYFVSHGGGPWPWMKEQVGPAYDKLAASLAALRLDAGDTVRAVLVVTSHWEAPRFLLSSGSAPGMIYDYGGFPPHTYQIRYPAPGEPALAARAAALLREAGFDADLDPERGFDHGTFSMLYPVYPEATMPVVQMSLRRDLDPAAHIAAGRALRALRDEGVLIIGSGLSYHNLRQFGPGGAEASRAFDGWLQHSLLELPPAEREQALLRWDAAPAARAAHPREEHLIPLMVALGAAEDEAAACVYHEDDFFGSLSVSSFRFGAPAA from the coding sequence GTGGCGACCCTACCCACGTATTTCGTTTCCCACGGCGGCGGCCCCTGGCCGTGGATGAAGGAACAGGTAGGCCCGGCCTACGACAAGCTGGCCGCCTCGCTGGCGGCGCTGCGCCTTGATGCCGGCGACACGGTGCGCGCGGTGCTGGTCGTGACCAGCCACTGGGAAGCGCCGCGCTTCCTGCTCTCCTCCGGCAGCGCGCCCGGCATGATCTACGACTACGGTGGCTTCCCGCCCCACACCTACCAGATCCGCTACCCGGCCCCAGGCGAGCCGGCGCTGGCCGCACGCGCCGCCGCCCTGCTGCGCGAGGCCGGCTTCGATGCCGACCTCGACCCAGAGCGCGGCTTCGACCACGGCACCTTCTCCATGCTCTATCCGGTCTATCCGGAAGCGACCATGCCGGTGGTGCAGATGTCGCTGCGCCGCGACCTCGACCCGGCGGCCCACATCGCGGCCGGGCGCGCGCTGCGGGCCCTGCGCGACGAAGGCGTCCTGATCATCGGCAGCGGCCTCTCCTACCACAACCTGCGCCAGTTCGGCCCCGGCGGGGCCGAGGCCTCGCGCGCCTTCGACGGCTGGCTGCAGCACAGCCTGCTGGAACTGCCCCCGGCCGAGCGCGAACAGGCGCTGCTGCGCTGGGACGCGGCGCCGGCGGCGCGCGCCGCCCACCCGCGCGAAGAGCATTTGATTCCGCTGATGGTGGCGCTGGGCGCGGCCGAGGACGAAGCGGCCGCCTGCGTCTACCATGAGGACGATTTCTTCGGCAGCTTGAGCGTGTCAAGCTTCCGCTTCGGCGCGCCGGCCGCCTAG
- a CDS encoding SDR family NAD(P)-dependent oxidoreductase: protein MHIDLTGKTALVTASTAGIGLASAIGLARAGASVVLNGRSAASIERAREALLAAVPGAAVRGVAADLAGAEGAAALIAAEPAVDILVNNAGIYGPQPFFEIDDATWEHFFQMNVMSGVRLSRHYLQGMLARDWGRILFVSSESGLNIPADMIHYGMTKTAQLSVSRGLAKLAAGSGVTVNAVLPGPTLSEGVREMLQEQARESGASIEETATRFVREHRSSNLLQRPATVDEVANMIVYLSSPQASATTGAALRVDGGTVDTIA, encoded by the coding sequence ATGCACATCGATCTGACCGGTAAAACCGCCCTGGTCACCGCCTCCACCGCCGGCATCGGGCTGGCCAGCGCGATCGGCCTGGCCCGGGCCGGCGCCAGTGTCGTGCTGAACGGGCGCAGCGCGGCCTCGATCGAGCGCGCGCGCGAGGCCCTGCTCGCGGCCGTCCCGGGCGCCGCCGTGCGCGGCGTGGCGGCCGACCTTGCCGGCGCCGAGGGCGCAGCGGCCCTGATCGCGGCCGAGCCGGCGGTCGACATCCTGGTCAACAACGCCGGCATCTACGGCCCCCAGCCCTTCTTCGAGATCGATGACGCCACCTGGGAGCATTTCTTCCAGATGAACGTGATGTCGGGCGTGCGCCTGTCGCGCCACTACCTGCAGGGCATGCTGGCCAGGGACTGGGGCCGCATCCTGTTCGTGTCCTCGGAATCCGGCCTGAACATCCCGGCCGACATGATCCACTACGGGATGACCAAGACCGCCCAGCTCTCGGTCTCGCGCGGCCTGGCCAAGCTGGCCGCAGGCAGCGGGGTCACGGTCAATGCGGTGCTGCCGGGCCCGACGCTGTCGGAAGGCGTGCGCGAGATGCTGCAGGAGCAGGCGCGCGAGAGCGGCGCCAGCATCGAGGAAACCGCCACCCGCTTCGTGCGCGAGCACCGTTCCAGCAACCTGCTGCAGCGCCCGGCCACGGTGGACGAGGTGGCCAACATGATCGTCTACCTGTCTTCGCCCCAGGCCTCGGCCACCACGGGCGCTGCGCTGCGGGTGGACGGCGGCACGGTCGACACCATCGCCTGA
- the ylqF gene encoding ribosome biogenesis GTPase YlqF: MNSAKKEAAEQMENIDVVVEVLDARLPEASRNPLVEELRKFRQRPCLKVLNKIDLADPAATAAWKSFYDAQDGVTAYPMTTKKPGDVARIPELCLKLAPHRGVPTKPLRIMIMGIPNVGKSTLMNALLKKRVAKVGDEPAVTKTQQRLYLNKDTVLVDTPGMLWPKIAMASDGLMLAASHAIGSNALVEEEVAEFLGNVLLERYPQLLSARYGFKTEGMDGVAVIEGVAARRGYRMRGGDFDYEKASHVLLHDYRTGALGRISLETPESRAAALARHEAEMAEKARIAAEKAAEKAEQAARGKRGT; this comes from the coding sequence ATGAATTCGGCCAAGAAGGAAGCGGCCGAACAGATGGAAAACATCGATGTCGTGGTCGAGGTCCTCGACGCACGCCTGCCCGAAGCGAGCCGCAACCCGCTGGTCGAGGAATTGCGCAAGTTCCGCCAGCGTCCCTGCCTGAAGGTCTTGAACAAGATCGACCTGGCCGACCCGGCCGCGACCGCCGCCTGGAAGAGCTTCTATGACGCCCAGGACGGCGTGACCGCCTACCCGATGACGACCAAGAAGCCGGGCGACGTGGCGCGCATCCCCGAGCTGTGCCTGAAGCTGGCGCCGCACCGGGGCGTGCCGACCAAGCCGCTGCGCATCATGATCATGGGGATCCCGAACGTCGGCAAGTCGACCCTGATGAACGCGCTGCTCAAGAAGCGCGTGGCCAAGGTGGGCGACGAGCCGGCCGTGACCAAGACCCAGCAGCGCCTCTACCTGAACAAGGACACGGTGCTGGTCGACACCCCCGGCATGCTGTGGCCCAAGATCGCGATGGCGAGCGACGGCCTGATGCTGGCGGCCAGCCACGCCATCGGCTCCAACGCCCTGGTCGAGGAAGAGGTGGCCGAATTCCTCGGCAACGTGCTGCTGGAGCGCTACCCGCAGCTGCTCAGCGCGCGCTATGGCTTCAAGACCGAGGGCATGGATGGCGTCGCGGTGATCGAAGGCGTGGCCGCGCGCCGCGGCTACCGCATGCGCGGCGGCGACTTCGACTACGAGAAGGCCTCGCACGTGCTGCTGCACGACTACCGCACCGGCGCCCTGGGCCGCATCAGCCTGGAGACCCCCGAGTCGCGCGCCGCGGCGCTGGCGCGCCACGAGGCCGAGATGGCCGAGAAGGCGCGCATCGCCGCCGAGAAGGCGGCCGAGAAGGCCGAACAGGCCGCGCGCGGCAAGCGCGGCACCTGA